From a region of the Burkholderia lata genome:
- a CDS encoding BON domain-containing protein — protein MRTSSRLTVALLTAACWTVTAHGQPDAASAAIPASAEAAVQASAPVPADLSPAQRKAADRKLKRRVSTALARTKNLNVTRILVRVRDGSVTLSGSVTDTNQVTLAAAVARRVDGVASVSNLLRIDGQQP, from the coding sequence ATGCGTACTTCATCCCGACTGACTGTGGCGTTGCTGACGGCGGCATGCTGGACCGTCACCGCCCACGGACAACCCGATGCCGCGAGCGCGGCGATCCCGGCATCGGCGGAGGCGGCCGTACAGGCGTCGGCACCGGTGCCGGCCGACCTGTCTCCGGCACAACGCAAGGCGGCCGACCGCAAGCTGAAACGCCGCGTCAGCACGGCGCTCGCGCGCACGAAGAACCTCAACGTCACGCGCATCCTCGTGCGGGTGCGCGACGGCAGCGTGACGCTCAGCGGCTCGGTCACGGATACGAACCAGGTGACGCTCGCGGCGGCGGTTGCGCGGCGCGTCGACGGGGTTGCGTCGGTGTCGAACCTGTTGCGCATCGACGGCCAGCAGCCGTGA